The Tautonia plasticadhaerens nucleotide sequence TCTTACCTCGAATCGTTGAAGGGGACGCCGGAGTCCGCGGACCGGCCCGGATCCCGCCCCCTCGGGGAGACGCCGCGATGAGATCCCTCCGACTCCCGCTCGCCTCCGCCCTCCTGGGCGCCGCGGCGGTCTCGGCCGCCGAGGACGCCTCGCCCCTCGTCCGAGGCGACGACCCCGCGCAGTTCGAGCTCGTCGGCATCACGCCCGAGACGATCCGGATCGCCGACGGCGAGGTCCGGCTCTCGGGCACGCCGGAGGGCTACTTCGCCACGGAGCAGGAGTACCGGGACTACGTCCTCGCGTTCGAATGGAGGTACGAGCGGCCCGAGTCGCTGGGGTCCGACGCCGACTTCCGGAGCAACAGCGGGCTCCTGCTCCACATCCAGGGCGACCTCAGGGTCTGGCCCCGGAGCGTCGAATTCCAGCTCGCCAATCACGAGGTCGGCCGGATCGACCCGATCGACGGGGCCGAATTCGACGGCGAATGGGACGCCGAGGCCGCCCGTAAGGCGACCAGGCCCGTCGGCGAGTGGAACCGCGAGGAGGTCACCAGCCGCGATGGCGAGCTGACCTGCGCCCTCAACGGCGTCGTCGTCACGCGCGGCAAGGGGGCCTTGCCGGACCGTGGCCGCATCGGCTGGCAATCCGAGGGCGTCCCGATCCGCTTCCGCGAGATCACGATCAAGTCCCTGGACTAAGCCGGGCGGGCCGACCGCGAGGGAGGATGGGCATGAGCCGGCTCGCTCGGTGGGTCGTCGCGGCGTTCGGCGCGGGCTGCCTCGCGGCCCCGGGGGCGGCCCGGGCGGGGGACGCGGCCCCGCCCCGGGTCCCCACGGGTTCGTCGATTGGCCGGCCGGAGGAGCGCCCCGCCTTCTTCGGGTTCATCTACGGGGTGATGCTGCCCGTGCCGGTCCCCTCGGACGCGCCGCCGATGTTCGTGGCGTTGGCGCTCGACGACCCGCTGATCCAAAAGCAGGGCTTCGGCGTGGTCGAGGCCTGGCGGAAGGCGAACCAGACGGTCGAGCTCCACGCCTACGAACGCGGCGGGCACGGTTTCGGCGTCGGGCGGCCGGGCACGACCACCACGCAGGTGCTGGGCGAGTTCATCACCTGGATGGACGCGAACGGCTGGCTCCGGCAGGGGAGGAAACCGTGAGCCCTGCGCCCCTGATGGGCCCGGAGTGGCGACGCGAAGCCTCATGATGGAGGGGGACCAGTGGGAGAGGAGGGTCGAGGGTATCGGCAGGCGGGGCGGACGGGACACAAAACCCATCAGGAGGCTGTCCGGCCCTCGGGTCTCACCCGGGGGGCCGGCCGCTCAGCTCGCTCGGCACGCCCCGTGCAGGGCCATGTTCATCATCGCCGACGCCCTAGGGCCCCGCCCCCAGGGCGCCGGCGCCGATGTGATCGGGGCGGCTTGCCCTGCGTCCCCG carries:
- a CDS encoding 3-keto-disaccharide hydrolase — protein: MRSLRLPLASALLGAAAVSAAEDASPLVRGDDPAQFELVGITPETIRIADGEVRLSGTPEGYFATEQEYRDYVLAFEWRYERPESLGSDADFRSNSGLLLHIQGDLRVWPRSVEFQLANHEVGRIDPIDGAEFDGEWDAEAARKATRPVGEWNREEVTSRDGELTCALNGVVVTRGKGALPDRGRIGWQSEGVPIRFREITIKSLD
- a CDS encoding alpha/beta hydrolase — translated: MSRLARWVVAAFGAGCLAAPGAARAGDAAPPRVPTGSSIGRPEERPAFFGFIYGVMLPVPVPSDAPPMFVALALDDPLIQKQGFGVVEAWRKANQTVELHAYERGGHGFGVGRPGTTTTQVLGEFITWMDANGWLRQGRKP